A region from the Populus trichocarpa isolate Nisqually-1 chromosome 18, P.trichocarpa_v4.1, whole genome shotgun sequence genome encodes:
- the LOC7493410 gene encoding uncharacterized protein LOC7493410 isoform X1 translates to MAPCASLLLPVFAILATLPVIQSVPTFFPRPSYDQSLAKQPKASKPKIPYKTHYFPQVLDHFTFQPKSSKIFYQKYLVNSHYWHRGAPIFVYTGNEGDIEWFAANTGFLLDIAPKFRALLVFIEHRFYGESMPFGNKSYKSAETLGYLNSQQALADFALLIRSLKHNLSSEASPVVVFGGSYGGMLAAWFRLKYPHIAIGALASSAPILQFDDITPWSSFYDAVSQDFKEASLNCYEVIKGSWAELEALSAQNEGLAELSRTFRACQDLHSLDSVWEWLWSAFVYTAMVNYPTEANFMMPLPAYPVQAMCKIIDGFPSGASKITRVFAAASLYYNYSRAEKCFKLEHGPDAHGLHGWNWQACTEMVMPMTCSEESMFPTSSFSYKEFAEDCMKTFGVKPRPHWITTEFGGKRIDLVLKRSGGNIIFSNGMQDPWSRGGVLKNISSSIIALVTEKGAHHVDFRSATKDDPEWLKELRRQEVEIIQGWIDQYYPDLKRTNKE, encoded by the exons ATGGCTCCTTGTGCATCTCTTCTGCTTCCAGTCTTTGCCATTCTTGCAACACTACCAGTAATACAATCAGTGCCCACATTTTTTCCAAGACCAAGTTATGATCAATCTTTAGCCAAACAACCAAAGGCCTCAAAACCAAAGATCCCATACAAGACTCACTACTTCCCGCAAGTCctagaccacttcacatttcaGCCTAAAAGCTCAAAAATTTTCTACCAAAAGTACCTTGTCAACAGCCATTACTGGCACAGAGGAGCTCCTATCTTCGTCTACACTGGAAATGAAGGTGACATTGAGTGGTTTGCTGCCAATACTGGCTTCTTGCTTGACATTGCTCCCAAGTTCAGAGCTCTTCTGGTTTTCATTGAA CACAGATTTTATGGGGAGTCAATGCCATTTGGAAACAAATCATACAAGTCTGCAGAGACATTGGGATACTTGAATTCACAACAAGCGTTGGCTGATTTTGCACTTCTGATAAGGAGTTTGAAGCATAATCTTTCCTCTGAAGCATCTCCTGTGGTGGTTTTTGGTGGCTCTTATGGAGGAA tGCTGGCAGCCTGGTTCAGACTGAAATACCCACACATAGCCATTGGTGCATTGGCATCTTCAGCCCCTATTTTGCAGTTTGATGACATCACTCCATGGTCAAGCTTTTATGATGCTGTCTCCCAGGATTTCAAg GAAGCAAGCTTGAATTGCTATGAAGTGATAAAAGGGAGCTGGGCAGAGCTGGAGGCACTATCAGCTCAGAACGAAGGTTTGGCTGAACTGAGCAGAACTTTCAGAGCTTGCCA AGACCTTCATTCACTAGATTCAGTCTGGGAATGGTTATGGTCAGCATTTGTTTACACAGCCATGGTGAATTACCCAACTGAAGCTAATTTTATGATGCCATTGCCTGCCTACCCTGTGCAAGCG ATGTGCAAGATTATCGATGGATTTCCATCGGGGGCTTCCAAGATCACCAGGGTGTTCGCAGCTGCAAGCTTATATTACAACTATTCTCGGGCAGAAAAATGCTTTAAGTTGGAACATGGACCTGATGCTCATGGTCTACATGGTTGGAATTGGCAG GCATGCACAGAGATGGTCATGCCAATGACATGCTCTGAAGAGAGCATGTTTCCCACATCCAGCTTTAGTTACAAAGAGTTTGCAGAAGATTGTATGAAAACGTTTGGGGTTAAACCTCGACCTCATTGGATCACTACTGAATTCGGTGGCAAA AGAATTGATCTTGTTCTGAAGAGATCAGGTGGcaacatcatattttcaaatgGAATGCAAGACCCCTGGAGCAGAGGAGG TGTGCTGAAAAATATATCTTCCAGCATCATTGCCCTTGTCACAGAAAAGG gagCTCATCATGTCGATTTTCGATCCGCAACGAAAGATGACCCAGAATGGCTTAAAGAGCTGAGGAGACAGGAAGTTGAGATCATTCAGGGATGGATAGACCAGTATTATCCAGATTTAAAGCGGacaaataaagaatga
- the LOC7493410 gene encoding uncharacterized protein LOC7493410 isoform X3: protein MKVTLSGLLPILASCLTLLPSSELFWFSLKFYGESMPFGNKSYKSAETLGYLNSQQALADFALLIRSLKHNLSSEASPVVVFGGSYGGMLAAWFRLKYPHIAIGALASSAPILQFDDITPWSSFYDAVSQDFKEASLNCYEVIKGSWAELEALSAQNEGLAELSRTFRACQDLHSLDSVWEWLWSAFVYTAMVNYPTEANFMMPLPAYPVQAMCKIIDGFPSGASKITRVFAAASLYYNYSRAEKCFKLEHGPDAHGLHGWNWQACTEMVMPMTCSEESMFPTSSFSYKEFAEDCMKTFGVKPRPHWITTEFGGKRIDLVLKRSGGNIIFSNGMQDPWSRGGVLKNISSSIIALVTEKGAHHVDFRSATKDDPEWLKELRRQEVEIIQGWIDQYYPDLKRTNKE, encoded by the exons ATGAAGGTGACATTGAGTGGTTTGCTGCCAATACTGGCTTCTTGCTTGACATTGCTCCCAAGTTCAGAGCTCTTCTGGTTTTCATTGAA ATTTTATGGGGAGTCAATGCCATTTGGAAACAAATCATACAAGTCTGCAGAGACATTGGGATACTTGAATTCACAACAAGCGTTGGCTGATTTTGCACTTCTGATAAGGAGTTTGAAGCATAATCTTTCCTCTGAAGCATCTCCTGTGGTGGTTTTTGGTGGCTCTTATGGAGGAA tGCTGGCAGCCTGGTTCAGACTGAAATACCCACACATAGCCATTGGTGCATTGGCATCTTCAGCCCCTATTTTGCAGTTTGATGACATCACTCCATGGTCAAGCTTTTATGATGCTGTCTCCCAGGATTTCAAg GAAGCAAGCTTGAATTGCTATGAAGTGATAAAAGGGAGCTGGGCAGAGCTGGAGGCACTATCAGCTCAGAACGAAGGTTTGGCTGAACTGAGCAGAACTTTCAGAGCTTGCCA AGACCTTCATTCACTAGATTCAGTCTGGGAATGGTTATGGTCAGCATTTGTTTACACAGCCATGGTGAATTACCCAACTGAAGCTAATTTTATGATGCCATTGCCTGCCTACCCTGTGCAAGCG ATGTGCAAGATTATCGATGGATTTCCATCGGGGGCTTCCAAGATCACCAGGGTGTTCGCAGCTGCAAGCTTATATTACAACTATTCTCGGGCAGAAAAATGCTTTAAGTTGGAACATGGACCTGATGCTCATGGTCTACATGGTTGGAATTGGCAG GCATGCACAGAGATGGTCATGCCAATGACATGCTCTGAAGAGAGCATGTTTCCCACATCCAGCTTTAGTTACAAAGAGTTTGCAGAAGATTGTATGAAAACGTTTGGGGTTAAACCTCGACCTCATTGGATCACTACTGAATTCGGTGGCAAA AGAATTGATCTTGTTCTGAAGAGATCAGGTGGcaacatcatattttcaaatgGAATGCAAGACCCCTGGAGCAGAGGAGG TGTGCTGAAAAATATATCTTCCAGCATCATTGCCCTTGTCACAGAAAAGG gagCTCATCATGTCGATTTTCGATCCGCAACGAAAGATGACCCAGAATGGCTTAAAGAGCTGAGGAGACAGGAAGTTGAGATCATTCAGGGATGGATAGACCAGTATTATCCAGATTTAAAGCGGacaaataaagaatga
- the LOC7493410 gene encoding uncharacterized protein LOC7493410 isoform X2 has translation MKVTLSGLLPILASCLTLLPSSELFWFSLNVIFQHRFYGESMPFGNKSYKSAETLGYLNSQQALADFALLIRSLKHNLSSEASPVVVFGGSYGGMLAAWFRLKYPHIAIGALASSAPILQFDDITPWSSFYDAVSQDFKEASLNCYEVIKGSWAELEALSAQNEGLAELSRTFRACQDLHSLDSVWEWLWSAFVYTAMVNYPTEANFMMPLPAYPVQAMCKIIDGFPSGASKITRVFAAASLYYNYSRAEKCFKLEHGPDAHGLHGWNWQACTEMVMPMTCSEESMFPTSSFSYKEFAEDCMKTFGVKPRPHWITTEFGGKRIDLVLKRSGGNIIFSNGMQDPWSRGGVLKNISSSIIALVTEKGAHHVDFRSATKDDPEWLKELRRQEVEIIQGWIDQYYPDLKRTNKE, from the exons ATGAAGGTGACATTGAGTGGTTTGCTGCCAATACTGGCTTCTTGCTTGACATTGCTCCCAAGTTCAGAGCTCTTCTGGTTTTCATTGAA tgTTATTTTTCAGCACAGATTTTATGGGGAGTCAATGCCATTTGGAAACAAATCATACAAGTCTGCAGAGACATTGGGATACTTGAATTCACAACAAGCGTTGGCTGATTTTGCACTTCTGATAAGGAGTTTGAAGCATAATCTTTCCTCTGAAGCATCTCCTGTGGTGGTTTTTGGTGGCTCTTATGGAGGAA tGCTGGCAGCCTGGTTCAGACTGAAATACCCACACATAGCCATTGGTGCATTGGCATCTTCAGCCCCTATTTTGCAGTTTGATGACATCACTCCATGGTCAAGCTTTTATGATGCTGTCTCCCAGGATTTCAAg GAAGCAAGCTTGAATTGCTATGAAGTGATAAAAGGGAGCTGGGCAGAGCTGGAGGCACTATCAGCTCAGAACGAAGGTTTGGCTGAACTGAGCAGAACTTTCAGAGCTTGCCA AGACCTTCATTCACTAGATTCAGTCTGGGAATGGTTATGGTCAGCATTTGTTTACACAGCCATGGTGAATTACCCAACTGAAGCTAATTTTATGATGCCATTGCCTGCCTACCCTGTGCAAGCG ATGTGCAAGATTATCGATGGATTTCCATCGGGGGCTTCCAAGATCACCAGGGTGTTCGCAGCTGCAAGCTTATATTACAACTATTCTCGGGCAGAAAAATGCTTTAAGTTGGAACATGGACCTGATGCTCATGGTCTACATGGTTGGAATTGGCAG GCATGCACAGAGATGGTCATGCCAATGACATGCTCTGAAGAGAGCATGTTTCCCACATCCAGCTTTAGTTACAAAGAGTTTGCAGAAGATTGTATGAAAACGTTTGGGGTTAAACCTCGACCTCATTGGATCACTACTGAATTCGGTGGCAAA AGAATTGATCTTGTTCTGAAGAGATCAGGTGGcaacatcatattttcaaatgGAATGCAAGACCCCTGGAGCAGAGGAGG TGTGCTGAAAAATATATCTTCCAGCATCATTGCCCTTGTCACAGAAAAGG gagCTCATCATGTCGATTTTCGATCCGCAACGAAAGATGACCCAGAATGGCTTAAAGAGCTGAGGAGACAGGAAGTTGAGATCATTCAGGGATGGATAGACCAGTATTATCCAGATTTAAAGCGGacaaataaagaatga